Within Conexibacter woesei DSM 14684, the genomic segment CGTCGCCCCGGCCGGACGCGAGGCCGTCCGCGGTCCCGTCGCGCGCGGCCGTGCCGCCGCCGGAGCCGCCGCGGCACCGGCAGCCGGCGGTCCGCCGCGTCAGGCCGGCGCTGGACAGCGCGCCGCCGTCGCCTCGACCTCGGCACCCGTGCGTCCGCAGCTGCTGCCGTCGGCGCCGGTCGGCGTCGGCGGGCCCGCGCTGGCCTCCGCGACCGTCCTGATCCCGCTGCCGGGCGCACCGGGCTCCCCCGGTGGTCCGCCCGCGCCCGTCCAGCCGCAGCACAGCGGTCCCGGCGGCCCCGGGCCGCGCCCGGTCACGCAGCCCGCCGTCGCGGCGTCGGTCGCCGGCCAGCGCGGCCGCGCGGTCCCCGCCGCCGGCGCGGGCGCTCCTGCGTCCGCCGGCGCGCGCGTGCGCGACGCAGGCGCCGCACCGCCGCCGAGCGGCTCCAACGGCCACCACGACGATGACATCTCGGAGGAGTACGAGCAGCTGCCGCCGCGGCGCGTGCCCCCGCCCCCGCCGCCGCGTCGCGGCGCCGGTCCGAGCACCCGCCCGCGCCCCGGCGGCCGGCCGCAGCCGGCCGCGCCGCTGCGCGCCGGAGCAGCCGGCGGCGGCGCCTCGCGCGCCGTGCCGCCGTCCGATCCTGCACCGCACGGTCGTCGCCGGCTGATCGCGATGATCGCCGGCGTCGTCGCGCTGGTCGCGGTCGCCGCGGTCGCGTTCGTCGTCCTCACCGGCGGTGACGACGAGAGAAGACCCGTCCGCGTCCAGGCGCCCGTCGGCAACGGCAGAGCCCAGGGCAGATCGACCAGACAGCAGACGAGAACGACGCCCGCCCCGCCGCACGACCAGACGACCGTCGCGGTCCTCAACGGCACCGCGACGGGCGGCCTCGCGAGCACGGTCATGACGGAGCTGACCGGCGCGGGCTTCAGAGAGGGCACCGTCACGAACGCGTCGGACCCGAATCGCTCGGTCACCGTGGTCTCCTTCAGAGCCGGCAAGGAGCGCGAGGCGCAGGAGGTCGCGAGAACGCTGAGACTGTCCGCCGACGCCGTCCAGGAGATCGACGCGGGCACCGAGGCGATCGCGTGCGCGAACACGACGCCATGCACGGTCGACGTCGTCGTGACCGTCGGCGCCGATCGCCAGCCGACGCAATAGCCGGCCCACCCGCCCGACGCGCGCGATGACGCCTCCGTTCCTCGACCTCCCGCAGCGCGGCGGGAAGCCGCGGCAGCGCGGTCTCACGCACGTGATCGACAGAGGGCTGTCGCTCGCCGAGGTCGACGGCATGCTCGAGGTCGCGGGTGACGCGGTCGACATCGTCAAGCTCGGCTGGGGGACCGCCGTCGTGACGCAGAACCTCGGCGTGAAGCTCGCGCGCTACCGCGAGCACGACATCCCGGTCGTGCTCGGCGGCACGCTCACCGAGCTGGCGATCTCGCAGCGCAGAGTCGACGAGCTGGTCGGCTGGCTGCGCGAGCTGGGGATCGGCCACGTCGAGATCTCCGACGGCACGATCACGCTGCCGCACAGCGAGAAGCTCGCGCTGATCGAGCGGCTCGCGGGCGAGTTCACCGTCCTCTCCGAGGTCGGCTCCAAGGACGACACGCGGATCATGGCGCCGTACGTGTGGGTGGAGCAGATCGAGCGTGAGCTGGAGGCCGGCGCCTGGAAGGTGATCGCCGAGGCCCGCGAGTCCGGCACTGCCGGCATCTACCGCGCCGACGGCGAGGTGCGGATGGGGCTGATCGACGAGATCGCGCACGCGATCGCGCCGGAGCGGCTGCTGTTCGAGGCACCGCAGAAGGAGCAGCAGGTCTGGTTCGTGCAGCGCTTCGGGCTCGACGTCAACCTCGGCAACATCGCGCCGCAGGACGTCCTGTCGCTGGAGACGCTGCGACTCGGGCTGCGCTCGGACACGGTGCCGCCCGCGCAGCCGGACGAGCGCCCGGCCGCCCCGGAGCGCACCCAGCGGTGACGCGCGCCGCACGCATCGTCTTCGGGCTGCTCGTGCTGGCGACGCTCGGCGCCTTCGTCGTCGGTCAGAAGCTCAAGAGCACACCGCCGCTGATCGTGCGGCCGCTCGTCGACGTCGTCTTCTCGCCGGTCGCGAACGATCCCGGCAAGGATCGCCGCGCGAAGATCTCGTTCTGGCTCGTCCGCGGCGACGACATCACCGTCTCGATCGTCAACGACGAGGGCCGGATCGTGCGCACGCTCGCGGACGGCGTCGCGGTCCCCAAGAAGGTCCGCAAGACGTGGTGGTGGGACGGCCGCACCGAGGACGGCGGACGCGCCCCGGACGGCTACTACAGAGTGCGCGTCGCGCTGATCCACCAGGGCCGCACGGTCGAGCTGCCCGACGTCGAGATCGCGCTCGACACGAAGCCGCCGAAGCCGCGCGTCGTCTCCGTCGAGCCGGAGGGCGACAGCGGGCCGGCGTTCCTGCCGCAGAGAGGCGTCGACGCCGTCACGGTCGCGATCAGAGGGACGGAGGGCCGCAAGGCGCGGCTGCAGGTCTGGCGCACCGATGTGACGCCCGCGCGGATCGTCGACGAGGTCGACATCCCCGGGCGGCAGGCGAGCGCCGAGTGGGACGGCACGGTCGACGGCAGACCGGCGCCGGCCGGCACCTACCTGATGGGCCTGCTGGTCGCCGATCGCGCCGGCAACCGCGGCACCTTCCCCGCGCAGGTCCCGCCGAGATCGGGCGACGTGCCCGGACGGGCCGGCGTGACCGTCCGCTACCTCGCCGCCGCGCCGTCGTTCACACCGGTCCGCGCCGGCGCCTCGACGACCGTCTTCGTCGACGCGCGCAGACGCAGATACAGCTGGGCGCTGCGGCGCTGGGGCGACCCGAGAGTGCTCGCGCGCGGCAGAGGCCGCGACGTTCGCCTGCGCGTCAGAACGCCGCGCGGGCAGGCGGGGCTGCACGTGCTGAGCATCGCGACGGCCGACCACCGCACGCAGGTGCCGATCGTCGTGCGCGCGAGAGTGCCGCGGCGGGTGCTCGTCGTGCTGCCGTCGCTGACGTGGGAAGGACTCAACGCGGTCGACGACGACGGCGACGGAATGCCGAACACGCTCGACGGCGCCGGCCGCGACGCCTCCGCCCGGCTCGGACGCCCGCTCGCGAAGGGGATGCCCACGTCGATCCCGGCGCAGGAGGGCGCGCTGCTGCGCTTCCTCGACGACAACCTGCTGCGCTACGACCTGACGACCGACGCCGCGCTCGCCGCCGGCACCGGTCCGTCGCTCGGCGACTACGCCGGCGCGGTCTTCGCCGGCGACTCGCGCTGGATCACGCCGCAGCTGCGCAGAGCGCTGCGCCGACGCGTGCAGGACGGCGGGCGGATCTGGTCGCTCGGAACGGACGCGCTGCGCCGCAGCGTGCGGCTGCGCGACGGGCTGCTGACGCAGCCGTCGACCCCCGCGCCGACGGACGCGCTCGGTGCGCGCCCTGTCGTGCCGCTGGTCGAGTCGCCGGCGCCGGTCACGCTCACGACCTCGCTCAACGGGCCGATCTTCGATCAGACGGGCGGCTCGTTCGCCGGCTACGACAGCTACGAGACGCTCGCGTCGGTGATCCCCGAGGCGGAGCTGTCCGCCGCCGCCGGCCCGGACGCCGACACGAACGTGATCGCCTCGTGGCAGCTCGGCGACGGCACCGCGATCCACACGGGCCTGCCGCAGCTGGCGAGCAAGGCGGCCGACGACGAGCTCGACGCCGCCGCGCTCGTGCGCTCGATCTGGTCGGTCGTCGGCGCGCCGTGACGCGCGCTAGTTGACCGACGGGTCGAGCGGCATCCGCGCGACCAGCGCGAAGGCGCCGCCCTTGCGCGTCAGCACGTCGCCCCACAGCTCTTCGGCGTCCTCGCTGAAGAGCTCCTGCGGCAGCGGCGGCTCGACGATCCAGTCCTCGCGCTCCAGCTCCTCGTCGAGCTGGCCGGGACCCCAGCCAGCGTGGCCGGCGAAGACACGCAGCTGCCTCGTCGCGTCGCGTGAGGTGGCGAAGTCCGCCTCGGCCGAGAGGAAGCCGACGTCGTCGCGCACCAGCAGGCCCGCGGCGGCCGGCTCCTCGAATGCCGCCAGCACGATCACGGCGGACGGCTGCACCGGCCCGCCGATGTAGATCGGCTCCTCCGCCTCGACCAGCTCCTCCAGCTCCGGCGCGCTCTCGGCGACGGTCGTCGTCGCCGGCCGGTTCAGCACGAGCCCCATCGCCCCGTCCTCGTTGTGCTCGGCGATCAGCACGACGGTGCGCGCGAAGTTCGGGTCCTGCAGCGCCGGGGACGCCAGCAGCAGCTTGCCCTTCAGCGAATCGTCCACCCCACCATTCTGGCGCACCGGTCGAGCGGGCCGGGGTCAGCGTGGACGACTAGGCCACGCCCCGCGCGAACTGCCCGTGGAAGCTGAACGGGATGTGGTGGGGGACGGCAGCGCGTGCCCGCTCCGTGAACGTCGCGGCGTCGAGCACGAGCAGGAAGCTCGTGCCGGCGGCGCCGTCGAGCACGACCGAGAGGCAGACGCCGTCGTCCTCGGAGCTGCGGCCGGGCGCGCCGACGAAGACCGGCTCGCCGGGGAAGCAGCCCTCCTCGCTCCAGGTCGTCGCGGCGCCGTCGCCGGCGTCGATCTTCACGAGCTGGTCGATGAAGCCGTGCGCGGGCGCGCCGGCTCTGCGGGCAGCGCCGTAGACCCAGCGGTACGGCCGTCCGTTGACGGCCCCGTAGTCGATCCGCGGCAGCTCCAGCGGCGTCTCCGAACGCCGCTCCAGCGTCACGCCGCCGCCGGCGAGGTCGACGGTGCAGCGCGTCAGGTAGGCGTCCGGTACGGCGCCGGCCGTGCCCGAGCGCAGGCGGTCGAGGAACAGCGATCTGACGATCGCCGCGTCGTCGTAGGCGCACAGGTCGAGCACGAGCCGCTGCTCGCCGTCGTCGAACGCGTTGACGTGGTGGAAGGCGAAGAACGGCGGCGCTCTGTAGCGCCCGCGGAGGCTGCCGTCGCGGCGGTCGATCACGGTGAACGTCGTGCCGCGCTGCGGCTCCCACTCGAAGCTCTCCATGAACGGCCCAGTGCCGAGCACGAGCCGCAGCGGCTTGACGACGAGCGGGAACTCGACGAGCGCGACGTAGCGCTCGCTCAGCCCGAAGCTGTGCATGTAGGCGACCGGCTTCGCCGCGACCTCCGCGATCGTCCGCGGCGGGGCGTCGACCGCCGCGAGCCCGTAGACGCGGTACGTCGGCTTCGGGCCGAAGCGCGTCACGTAGTTGATCGCCTCGCCGGTCGCGGCGTCGCCGTGTGGGTGGGCGGTCGTGACGTGGCCCGGCGGCTTGTACGCGATCCCGAGCGTGGCGAGCGTTACGGGGTCGAACTCGACCGGCATCGGCGTCTCGGTCATCGCGACGAAGCGGTCGCCGAGCCGCGCGACGTTGACGTTGCAGTTGTCGGTGATCTTCGGCTGGAACAGCGACTGCACGCGGCCGAAGATCGAGCGACACGGGTCAGTCGCGAACTCGCCGTAGACCTGTCTGCCCTCCGCCTCGGCGCTGCGTCGCGCGCGCGACTGCAGGAAGCGGTTCGCGTACGCGACCTCGCCGGATCCGAACGTGAAGCGGTGGAGCATCGCGAGCCCGTCGAACCAGTGGTTCAACGAGCGGCCGCCGATCTCGAACTGCGCCGGACCGGTCCGCAGCAGCGACCCCTCCAGCCACTCCGGCAGCGCGCCGTCCAGCTGCAGCCGGTCGAGCGTCACCTCGCGGTCGAGCGTCGTGAAGCCCTGCGCGTAGCCGGTTTCCGTCGTATCGGTCGCCATCGACCGACCCTACTCCTTGAACTCCGCCACACCCAGCAGTTCAAGCCGCTCCCACAGCGGCGCGTTGCGATCGAAGGCGTCCACGCCGGCCGCATCGCCGAGGCCGGCGGCGTCGTCGGGGTCGAACGCCAGCGACGCCTGCGCCGTCGCCTCGGCGACCACCTCCGCCCGCCACAGCTGCGCGCCCTCGAAGCGCAGCTGGAGTCCCTGCGCGAGCGGCAGCTGCAGCGCCTCGTAGACGATCACGACGCGGACCGGGCCCGGCAGCCTCACGCGCTTGGCCTGCCGCACGCCGATCCCGAACGCGAGCGAGCCCGGCAGCCGCCCGATCCGGCTCCACGACAGCGGCGGCGGTTCGAGCGCCAGCACGCGCGGCGCGCGCAGCAGGTCGCGGGCGTGCTCGGCGTGGGTGAACCGCTCCAGCGGGACGGGCAGCAGCAACAGCGCGAGCGGGGCGTCGGAGGGGGCGGCCATGGCGCCCCGGGGACGCTAGCGAGTACCGTCCCCCGCCGTGCAGAGCTTGATCAAGCGCCTCCTCACGACGACCGCGGCCTACCAGGTCGGCGACCTCGTCTCGAAGGTCTTCGCCGTCGCGCTGCTGCCGGTCTACACCCGCCACGTCAGCGAGGCCGACTACGGCGTCGCCGAGCTGATGATGACCGGCATCGTCCTGTTCAGCATCCTCGTGCGGCTCGGGATCGGCGAGGCGTTCGTCCGCTACCACTACACCGACGAGGACCAGGAGCGCCGCGACGCGCTCGCCCGCCGCTCGGTCGGCTTCCTGCTCGTCGCCACGACGCTGCTCGCGATCCCGCTCGCGCTGTTCGCGGGGCCGCTGTCGGAGCTGGTGCTCGGCTTCCGCGACGTCGGGGTCTTCCGCGTCGCGGTGCTCGGCCTGTGGGCGTTCACGAACCTGGAGCTGGCGTACGCGCTGCTGCGCGTCGACGAGCGCGCGAAGGCGTACGCGCTCACGACGCTGGCGAACGTGCTGATGACGATCTCGCTGACCGTCTACCTCGTCGTCGCGCGCGACGAGGGCGCGTTCGGCCTGCTGCTCGGCAACTACGGCGCCTCGACGGTGATCCTGCTCGCGCTCTGGTGGACGCTGCGCGCGCGCTTGCTGCCGCGTCGCGGCGGCGCCGACCACCCGCGCCTGCACTCGCTGCGCGACCTGCTGCGGTTCGGCTTCCCGACCGTCCCGGCCGACGCGTCGGTCTACGCGCTCAACCTCGTCGACCGCTATTTCCTGTTCCACAAGTACGGCGCCGCGACGGCCGGCGTCTACTCGCTCGCGGTCAAGCTCGCCGGCACCGTCGCGTTCGTCGTGCGCGCCTTCCAGTACTCGTGGCCGCCGCTCGCTTACTCGATCAAGGACGACAGAGAGGCGGCGCGCTTCTACGCGTTCATCGCGACGTACTACCTGCTGCTGACCGGCTGGGCGGTCGCCGGCCTGCTGCTGCTCGGCCGCTGGATGACGAGACTGCTGGCCGCGCCCGACTTCTACGAGGCGCACGTGGCGATCCCGTGGCTGGCGCTCGGCTGGGCGCTGTACGGCCTCTTCGTGATCTTCGTCGTGATCGCCGGCCGCGCGGAGGTCACCACGCGCAACTTCCCCGCCGCCGCCGTCGGGCTGGCCGTCAACGTCGTGCTCGTGGTCGTCCTGACGCCGCCATTCGGGATCGCCGGCGCGGGCCTCGCGCTGACCGGCGCGTACCTCGCGATGCTGACCGTCATGCGGCTGCTCACGCGGCGTCTCTTCCACGTCGCGTTCGAGTGGGCGCGGATCGCGCAGATCGCGCTCGTGATCGGCGGCGTCGCGGCCGCTGGCGAGCTGCTGCTGCCGACCGACGGCCTCGCCGGCTTCGTCGAGCGCGCGGCGATCTTCGCCGTGCTGCCGCTGCTGTTGATCCCGCTGCGCTTCTACCGCCCCGAGGAGCGCGCGCTGGTGCGCTCGATGCTGGCGCCGCTGGCGAGACTGCGCCGCGGCGGCCGCGCCGCCTAGAGCCGCGGGCCGCCGCGGTTGTAGTCCGCCGCCGCCTCGCGCAGGCCCTCACCGCGGTCGGGGTGCAGCGTCGCCCGCACGTGCTGCCAGTAGCGCGCGGGATCGTGGTGCGGGAGCACGTACGCGGCGAGCGCGCGCAGCGCGTACGTCCACGCCGTCAGCCAGCGCACAAGCAGCGTCGAGACGACCGAGTGGTGCTTGCGCATGTAGCGCTCGCGGTTGCGCGACAGCTCCACGATCCGCCGCTTCGGCACGTTGCCGGTCGACAGCTGCTCGTGGTGGATCGCCTCCGCCCGCGGCACGTAGAGGTTCTTCCAGCCGGCGTCGTGCAGGCGCTTGCAGAAGTCGACCTCGTCGGAGTAGACGAAGAACGCCGGGTCCATCCAGCCGATCCGCGCCGCCGCCTCACGCCGCACGAGCAGCGCGGCGGACTGCGCCCAGTCGACCTCGCGGACCTCGTCGCCGCGGCTCTGCACCGTCATCGACTTGTGCATCCCGACGGCGGCCCAGAAGGCGGTCGCCGGCGTCGGGAAGCGCCACGCCGACGGGTACTGGCTGCCGTCGGGGCGCAGCAGCTTCGCGCCCGCGGTCGCGGCCTTCTCGGTCGTGTCGAGCGCGTCGTGGAGCGCTCTCGTGGCGCCCGGCATCAGCTCGGAGTCCTCGTTCAGCAGCAGGCAGTAGCGGCCGCGGGCGCGCTGCATCAGCGTGCTGTCGTTCTCCGCCTTACCGCGCCGCTGCTCGCGTCTGATCAGCTCCGTCGTCACGGGATGCGCACGCGCCATCCCGACCGAGCCGTCGCGCGAGGCGTTGTCGAGCACGAGCACCTCGGTCGCGAACGGCAGCATGCGCTGCTCGGCTGCGATCGCGTCGAGGCAGCGCTCGAGCAGCGCGCGCTGCTCGGTGTTGACGATGCAGTAGGAGACCTCGATGCTCATGCGTGGTGGGGGATGATGCCGGGATGTCCTCGTCGTCGCTGCGGATTGCCCTCGTCGACCCGTCGGCTTTCACGCCGCCGTACGACCATGCGCTCTGTGCCGCCCTCGCGCGTGCCGGCGCTGACGTGGAGCTGGTGACGAGCCGCTTCGCCTATGGGGCGGTGCCACGCGGCCAGGGGTACGCCGTCACGGAGTCGTTCTATCGGATCGCGCCCGGCGCCGCCGGCTCGCGGCTGCGGATGGCGGCCAAGTTGGCGCAACACGTGCCGGACATGCTGCGCCTCAGACGGCACCTGCGGGCCTCGCGCGCGGACGTCGCGCACTTCCAGTGGCTGACGGTCCAACCGCTCGACGTCCACCTGCTGCCGCGCAGGCTGCCGGTCGTCCTGACCGCCCACGACGTGCTTCCGCGCGAGCCGCGCCCGGGCCAGCTCGACGCGCAGCGGCGGCTGTACGAGCGGGTCGACGCGATCGTCGTCCACTCCGAGCATGGGGCCGCGCGGCTGCGCGGGGAGCTGCGCGTCGACCCGGCGAAGGTGCACGTGATCCCGCACGGCGCGCTCGACCAGTTCGTGCCGGCCGGCGGTCCGTCGGCCGCGCCGCCGCGCCCGCTCCCGCCCGAGCTGGCGGCGGTCGGGCGCGAGAAGCCCGTCGTGCTCTGCTTCGGACTGCTGCGCCCGTACAAGGGCGTCGACGTGCTGCTGGAGGCGTGGCGCGGGATCGACGACGCCGAGCTGTGGGTCGTCGGCCTTCCGAAGATGGACGTCGCGCCGCTG encodes:
- a CDS encoding carotenoid oxygenase family protein, translating into MATDTTETGYAQGFTTLDREVTLDRLQLDGALPEWLEGSLLRTGPAQFEIGGRSLNHWFDGLAMLHRFTFGSGEVAYANRFLQSRARRSAEAEGRQVYGEFATDPCRSIFGRVQSLFQPKITDNCNVNVARLGDRFVAMTETPMPVEFDPVTLATLGIAYKPPGHVTTAHPHGDAATGEAINYVTRFGPKPTYRVYGLAAVDAPPRTIAEVAAKPVAYMHSFGLSERYVALVEFPLVVKPLRLVLGTGPFMESFEWEPQRGTTFTVIDRRDGSLRGRYRAPPFFAFHHVNAFDDGEQRLVLDLCAYDDAAIVRSLFLDRLRSGTAGAVPDAYLTRCTVDLAGGGVTLERRSETPLELPRIDYGAVNGRPYRWVYGAARRAGAPAHGFIDQLVKIDAGDGAATTWSEEGCFPGEPVFVGAPGRSSEDDGVCLSVVLDGAAGTSFLLVLDAATFTERARAAVPHHIPFSFHGQFARGVA
- a CDS encoding lipopolysaccharide biosynthesis protein, whose protein sequence is MQSLIKRLLTTTAAYQVGDLVSKVFAVALLPVYTRHVSEADYGVAELMMTGIVLFSILVRLGIGEAFVRYHYTDEDQERRDALARRSVGFLLVATTLLAIPLALFAGPLSELVLGFRDVGVFRVAVLGLWAFTNLELAYALLRVDERAKAYALTTLANVLMTISLTVYLVVARDEGAFGLLLGNYGASTVILLALWWTLRARLLPRRGGADHPRLHSLRDLLRFGFPTVPADASVYALNLVDRYFLFHKYGAATAGVYSLAVKLAGTVAFVVRAFQYSWPPLAYSIKDDREAARFYAFIATYYLLLTGWAVAGLLLLGRWMTRLLAAPDFYEAHVAIPWLALGWALYGLFVIFVVIAGRAEVTTRNFPAAAVGLAVNVVLVVVLTPPFGIAGAGLALTGAYLAMLTVMRLLTRRLFHVAFEWARIAQIALVIGGVAAAGELLLPTDGLAGFVERAAIFAVLPLLLIPLRFYRPEERALVRSMLAPLARLRRGGRAA
- a CDS encoding N,N-dimethylformamidase beta subunit family domain-containing protein, which codes for MTRAARIVFGLLVLATLGAFVVGQKLKSTPPLIVRPLVDVVFSPVANDPGKDRRAKISFWLVRGDDITVSIVNDEGRIVRTLADGVAVPKKVRKTWWWDGRTEDGGRAPDGYYRVRVALIHQGRTVELPDVEIALDTKPPKPRVVSVEPEGDSGPAFLPQRGVDAVTVAIRGTEGRKARLQVWRTDVTPARIVDEVDIPGRQASAEWDGTVDGRPAPAGTYLMGLLVADRAGNRGTFPAQVPPRSGDVPGRAGVTVRYLAAAPSFTPVRAGASTTVFVDARRRRYSWALRRWGDPRVLARGRGRDVRLRVRTPRGQAGLHVLSIATADHRTQVPIVVRARVPRRVLVVLPSLTWEGLNAVDDDGDGMPNTLDGAGRDASARLGRPLAKGMPTSIPAQEGALLRFLDDNLLRYDLTTDAALAAGTGPSLGDYAGAVFAGDSRWITPQLRRALRRRVQDGGRIWSLGTDALRRSVRLRDGLLTQPSTPAPTDALGARPVVPLVESPAPVTLTTSLNGPIFDQTGGSFAGYDSYETLASVIPEAELSAAAGPDADTNVIASWQLGDGTAIHTGLPQLASKAADDELDAAALVRSIWSVVGAP
- a CDS encoding LytR C-terminal domain-containing protein — its product is MLTYALSVRNFVEDIGAYAGFAAVVALALFALLLFAQARELKRLRDWGGQAHDRIGELERSVAAALDLARRAQSQQRSQAQGTVAPAGREAVRGPVARGRAAAGAAAAPAAGGPPRQAGAGQRAAVASTSAPVRPQLLPSAPVGVGGPALASATVLIPLPGAPGSPGGPPAPVQPQHSGPGGPGPRPVTQPAVAASVAGQRGRAVPAAGAGAPASAGARVRDAGAAPPPSGSNGHHDDDISEEYEQLPPRRVPPPPPPRRGAGPSTRPRPGGRPQPAAPLRAGAAGGGASRAVPPSDPAPHGRRRLIAMIAGVVALVAVAAVAFVVLTGGDDERRPVRVQAPVGNGRAQGRSTRQQTRTTPAPPHDQTTVAVLNGTATGGLASTVMTELTGAGFREGTVTNASDPNRSVTVVSFRAGKEREAQEVARTLRLSADAVQEIDAGTEAIACANTTPCTVDVVVTVGADRQPTQ
- a CDS encoding glycosyltransferase produces the protein MSIEVSYCIVNTEQRALLERCLDAIAAEQRMLPFATEVLVLDNASRDGSVGMARAHPVTTELIRREQRRGKAENDSTLMQRARGRYCLLLNEDSELMPGATRALHDALDTTEKAATAGAKLLRPDGSQYPSAWRFPTPATAFWAAVGMHKSMTVQSRGDEVREVDWAQSAALLVRREAAARIGWMDPAFFVYSDEVDFCKRLHDAGWKNLYVPRAEAIHHEQLSTGNVPKRRIVELSRNRERYMRKHHSVVSTLLVRWLTAWTYALRALAAYVLPHHDPARYWQHVRATLHPDRGEGLREAAADYNRGGPRL
- a CDS encoding phosphosulfolactate synthase → MTPPFLDLPQRGGKPRQRGLTHVIDRGLSLAEVDGMLEVAGDAVDIVKLGWGTAVVTQNLGVKLARYREHDIPVVLGGTLTELAISQRRVDELVGWLRELGIGHVEISDGTITLPHSEKLALIERLAGEFTVLSEVGSKDDTRIMAPYVWVEQIERELEAGAWKVIAEARESGTAGIYRADGEVRMGLIDEIAHAIAPERLLFEAPQKEQQVWFVQRFGLDVNLGNIAPQDVLSLETLRLGLRSDTVPPAQPDERPAAPERTQR
- a CDS encoding YqgE/AlgH family protein; protein product: MDDSLKGKLLLASPALQDPNFARTVVLIAEHNEDGAMGLVLNRPATTTVAESAPELEELVEAEEPIYIGGPVQPSAVIVLAAFEEPAAAGLLVRDDVGFLSAEADFATSRDATRQLRVFAGHAGWGPGQLDEELEREDWIVEPPLPQELFSEDAEELWGDVLTRKGGAFALVARMPLDPSVN
- a CDS encoding glycosyltransferase family 4 protein, producing MSSSSLRIALVDPSAFTPPYDHALCAALARAGADVELVTSRFAYGAVPRGQGYAVTESFYRIAPGAAGSRLRMAAKLAQHVPDMLRLRRHLRASRADVAHFQWLTVQPLDVHLLPRRLPVVLTAHDVLPREPRPGQLDAQRRLYERVDAIVVHSEHGAARLRGELRVDPAKVHVIPHGALDQFVPAGGPSAAPPRPLPPELAAVGREKPVVLCFGLLRPYKGVDVLLEAWRGIDDAELWVVGLPKMDVAPLHALAPPNVRFVSRFVADDEIAAFFDRADLVVLPYREIDQSGVLFTALAFGKPLLLSSVGGFPEVAATGAAALVPPGDAPALHTALRDLLADPAARTRLGAAARAAADGPYSWDGIAQQTLALYESLQ